In the bacterium genome, one interval contains:
- a CDS encoding class I SAM-dependent methyltransferase, which translates to MNQSPKTFLEFYETVGANYPEEQVVYHTLYGRLRKAFILSYLQRMQGSLLDIGCNSGHYLAAYQNGDRWGMDLSRAVLRRTPDILHQRLVVADAERLYAFRPASFDHALCSEVLEHCLNPSAVFAGIAHVLKPGGRALITTPNYKDEKPGWVEVGCLSEYGVHGDANGRYYHTAYRPQELNELASAAGLVPVECGTLEKEVKYAAKLPAALLVSGRMLNRWLRSRKFEAWLLRRFNQLSLQIYSFCRITGLQPLLLRWIDEGVRSYIWVEKPAAD; encoded by the coding sequence GTGAATCAATCCCCAAAAACGTTCCTCGAGTTTTACGAGACGGTGGGCGCGAACTATCCGGAAGAGCAGGTGGTCTATCACACGCTGTACGGCCGCCTGCGCAAAGCCTTCATCCTTTCGTATCTGCAACGGATGCAGGGCTCGCTGCTCGATATCGGCTGCAACAGCGGCCACTATCTTGCGGCGTATCAGAACGGCGATCGGTGGGGTATGGACCTCAGCCGGGCGGTTCTGCGGCGAACGCCGGACATCCTGCATCAGCGTTTAGTGGTGGCGGACGCGGAACGGCTGTACGCCTTTCGGCCCGCCTCTTTTGATCATGCGCTGTGCAGCGAGGTGCTGGAGCACTGTCTGAACCCCTCTGCAGTGTTCGCCGGCATCGCCCATGTGCTGAAACCGGGCGGCCGCGCGCTGATCACCACACCCAATTACAAAGATGAAAAACCCGGTTGGGTCGAGGTGGGCTGTTTGTCAGAGTACGGCGTACACGGTGATGCGAACGGCCGCTATTATCATACAGCCTATCGGCCGCAGGAGTTGAACGAATTGGCGTCGGCCGCGGGACTAGTGCCTGTGGAATGCGGAACCCTGGAAAAAGAGGTCAAATATGCCGCCAAACTGCCGGCTGCGCTGCTCGTCAGCGGGCGCATGCTCAATCGCTGGCTGCGCTCGCGCAAGTTCGAAGCCTGGCTGTTGCGCCGGTTCAACCAGTTGAGCCTGCAGATCTACAGCTTTTGCCGAATCACCGGACTGCAGCCGTTGCTGTTGCGGTGGATCGATGAAGGCGTGCGCTCCTATATCTGGGTGGAAAAACCTGCTGCGGACTGA